The following proteins are co-located in the Peptococcaceae bacterium 1198_IL3148 genome:
- the dut gene encoding dUTP diphosphatase, with protein MEYQAKIKVKKLSPDAQVPIKATLGSAGFDLHTVEEIYLKPGEHRAASTGLAFELPPGYAMLIYPRSGNAKKHGITLSNAVGVVDSDYRGEVKVLLYNAGNHAVTFQPGDRIAQAIIHRLPAIEIVECEELNHTARGSGGFGSTGN; from the coding sequence ATGGAATATCAGGCAAAGATAAAGGTAAAAAAGTTATCCCCCGACGCACAAGTACCAATTAAAGCCACACTGGGAAGTGCTGGTTTCGACTTACATACCGTTGAAGAAATTTACCTAAAACCAGGCGAACATCGCGCTGCTAGCACCGGTCTGGCCTTTGAGTTGCCACCGGGTTACGCAATGCTAATCTATCCTCGCAGTGGTAATGCCAAAAAGCATGGTATCACTTTAAGTAATGCTGTGGGCGTAGTGGATTCCGATTACCGCGGTGAGGTAAAGGTTCTATTATACAATGCTGGAAATCATGCAGTAACATTTCAACCGGGGGATAGAATTGCCCAGGCCATCATTCATCGGTTACCAGCCATTGAGATTGTGGAATGTGAGGAGTTAAACCATACCGCTAGGGGTTCCGGCGGGTTTGGCAGCACAGGAAACTAA
- a CDS encoding arsenate reductase family protein, translating to MEWILFDYPRUSTVKKAKEWLNQKGIKFNTRHIVDQNPTKDEIKDLHVKSGLEIKKMFNTSGKKYKELRVKDQLKTASADELYELLASDGMLVKRPILTNGQKVLVGFKETEWAQLLGV from the coding sequence ATGGAATGGATTTTATTTGATTATCCCAGATGAAGTACTGTTAAAAAGGCCAAGGAGTGGCTTAATCAAAAGGGCATTAAATTCAACACCCGTCATATAGTTGACCAAAATCCTACCAAGGATGAAATTAAGGATTTACATGTTAAAAGTGGTTTAGAAATTAAAAAAATGTTTAATACCAGTGGTAAAAAATATAAAGAGTTAAGAGTTAAAGATCAATTAAAAACTGCCAGTGCAGATGAATTGTATGAGTTACTAGCATCCGATGGTATGTTGGTGAAACGGCCAATTTTAACCAACGGACAAAAGGTGTTAGTGGGCTTTAAAGAAACAGAGTGGGCGCAACTACTGGGAGTATAA
- the spoIVB gene encoding SpoIVB peptidase, with protein sequence MNRDKIKFTAFITIILLTMVCFNTQVMHLGTLPLTQKITVGESLDLGFKATGRFLNALQVDINDSSTFTFTLTSTAPIVTTPGELNMTVKLFGIIPLRQVTIDVVPQTKVVPGGHSVGVMVHSRGVMVVGMSTVENAEGKQFNPAQNAGIKVGDVLLKINGNAVKTESQVRSIINQASKSKKVLIFELERHGRTYTTEVNPVYNHNTKQYMVGLFIRDSAAGVGTLTFYDPKTKSYGALGHIITDIDTGKKVDMSNGRIIGAYIQGIHPGQKGQPGEKVGIIETNNSMSGTINSNTPYGIFGQLSQPIKNPFFNDPIAIALTNQIEEGPAEIFTVLEGNKIERFKIEIEKVARQSHPEGKGMIIKITDPKLLKTTGGIIQGMSGSPIIQYKNDQPLLVGAVTHVFINDPTRGYGVLAEWMLQQTKTMSKINKNNMTNDDVISRQTTNNAA encoded by the coding sequence CGTTGGTGAATCATTGGATTTAGGCTTTAAAGCCACTGGCCGATTTCTTAATGCCCTACAGGTAGATATTAATGACAGCAGTACCTTTACCTTTACCCTTACCAGCACTGCACCCATTGTTACTACTCCCGGCGAACTAAATATGACTGTCAAGTTGTTTGGTATCATACCATTGCGTCAAGTAACAATTGACGTAGTGCCACAAACCAAAGTGGTTCCAGGTGGCCACTCGGTGGGAGTGATGGTCCATTCCCGTGGTGTAATGGTGGTGGGCATGTCCACTGTGGAAAACGCAGAGGGAAAACAATTTAACCCGGCCCAAAATGCTGGGATAAAGGTTGGTGACGTCCTCTTAAAGATTAATGGTAATGCTGTCAAAACAGAGAGCCAAGTGCGCAGCATTATAAATCAAGCCAGCAAAAGTAAGAAAGTATTAATTTTTGAGTTAGAAAGACATGGTCGAACCTATACCACTGAAGTTAACCCAGTCTATAACCATAATACCAAACAATATATGGTTGGTTTATTTATTCGGGACAGTGCTGCTGGTGTAGGTACTTTAACCTTTTATGACCCCAAAACCAAATCATATGGTGCTTTGGGACATATCATCACAGATATTGATACCGGTAAAAAGGTTGATATGTCCAATGGCCGGATTATCGGTGCCTATATTCAGGGAATTCACCCTGGGCAAAAAGGGCAACCAGGAGAAAAAGTGGGTATAATCGAAACTAATAATAGTATGTCCGGTACGATAAATAGCAATACTCCCTATGGCATTTTTGGTCAATTATCTCAGCCTATCAAAAATCCATTTTTTAATGACCCGATAGCCATTGCCTTAACAAATCAGATTGAAGAAGGTCCGGCAGAGATTTTTACAGTGCTGGAAGGAAATAAAATAGAAAGATTTAAAATAGAAATAGAAAAGGTTGCCAGACAGTCACATCCTGAGGGAAAAGGAATGATAATAAAAATTACTGATCCAAAATTGCTTAAAACAACAGGCGGAATAATACAAGGAATGAGTGGTAGTCCAATAATTCAATATAAAAATGATCAGCCTTTATTAGTGGGAGCAGTAACTCACGTTTTTATCAATGATCCTACCCGGGGCTATGGAGTACTGGCTGAGTGGATGCTGCAACAAACAAAAACTATGTCAAAAATTAACAAAAATAACATGACGAATGATGATGTTATTTCAAGGCAAACGACGAACAATGCAGCATAA
- a CDS encoding MASE3 domain-containing protein, which yields MDDKRYNKSFAIDTVAMICLLMIFILSMFAYNNYLLFHTLVEGFCIIVASLMYVMATKTYRHSNNDFLLFLGTAYLFIAYWDFLHLITYEGIDIIIIEGADIPTQLWVIARYLEACTLFIAPFFIEKSVKYRNIFLVYASITVVFTAMVFHTDIFPVCYIDGDGLTYFKIVSEYVICILTLGGALLLFRKRNSLNRITYIFLESAMVIFILSELCFTLYVDVYGIFNFIGHVLKLAAYYLIYQGIIRLGLEAPYDTIFNKLNSTMNELYEINEKLAQQQKKLEQANQQLRKNDRLRNEMLNNINHELKSPLAAIVAFTELLADEKTGPLNDMQRDYLSEIADSSKELNNRVNEIMRISKVKAGKVVLHMEPLDINELVTSMVRRIKPQFDKKGITIAVKSETELSCVMGDKEKTGQIITNLLSNALKFTPAGGAVNVQINEDAVFKMMGITIEDNGIGIASEHHQAVFQLFFQVDGTDAKEYDGSGIGLALVKSLVELQGGTVYLESTLGKGSKFSFTLPLYQPEIGTLQRKQIM from the coding sequence ATGGATGATAAACGTTATAATAAATCATTTGCTATAGATACCGTTGCGATGATTTGCTTGTTAATGATATTTATATTGAGCATGTTTGCCTACAATAATTACCTATTGTTTCATACGTTAGTTGAGGGCTTTTGTATCATTGTGGCTTCTTTAATGTATGTAATGGCAACTAAAACCTATAGACACTCCAATAATGATTTTCTATTATTTTTAGGAACAGCTTACTTATTTATTGCCTATTGGGATTTTCTTCATTTAATTACCTATGAAGGTATTGACATCATTATAATAGAAGGTGCTGATATACCTACGCAGTTATGGGTGATAGCTAGGTATTTAGAGGCCTGTACACTGTTTATTGCACCATTCTTTATAGAAAAGTCTGTTAAATATAGAAATATTTTTTTGGTCTACGCCAGTATAACTGTTGTTTTTACAGCCATGGTTTTTCATACGGACATTTTTCCTGTTTGTTATATTGACGGTGATGGCCTGACATACTTTAAAATTGTTAGTGAGTATGTGATTTGTATACTGACCCTTGGTGGGGCGCTCTTATTGTTTCGGAAAAGGAACAGTTTAAATAGAATCACCTATATCTTTTTGGAATCGGCAATGGTAATTTTTATTTTGTCTGAATTATGCTTTACTCTATATGTAGATGTTTATGGAATATTTAATTTTATTGGACATGTGTTGAAGTTAGCGGCTTATTATTTGATTTATCAAGGTATTATTCGGCTAGGTCTGGAAGCTCCTTATGATACCATATTTAATAAATTAAATAGTACCATGAATGAGTTATATGAAATTAATGAAAAGTTGGCACAGCAACAGAAAAAGTTGGAGCAGGCAAATCAACAGTTAAGGAAGAACGATCGGTTAAGAAACGAAATGTTAAATAACATCAACCATGAGTTAAAGTCGCCACTGGCGGCAATTGTTGCCTTTACCGAGTTACTGGCTGATGAAAAAACTGGACCGCTAAATGACATGCAGCGGGACTATTTGTCCGAAATAGCCGATAGTAGTAAAGAGTTAAATAACCGAGTAAATGAAATTATGCGTATTTCCAAGGTTAAGGCAGGGAAGGTCGTCCTACATATGGAGCCTTTAGATATTAACGAGCTTGTCACCAGCATGGTGCGGAGAATAAAACCACAATTTGATAAAAAAGGAATTACCATTGCAGTAAAATCAGAGACCGAGCTGAGTTGCGTCATGGGTGATAAAGAGAAAACTGGTCAGATTATTACCAATTTACTTTCCAATGCCCTTAAATTTACACCTGCCGGCGGTGCTGTTAACGTGCAAATAAATGAAGATGCAGTTTTCAAAATGATGGGTATAACCATAGAGGATAACGGCATCGGAATTGCTTCTGAACATCACCAAGCGGTATTTCAATTGTTTTTTCAAGTGGATGGTACCGATGCAAAGGAATATGATGGTAGCGGAATTGGATTAGCTCTGGTTAAAAGTTTGGTGGAGTTACAGGGGGGAACAGTATATTTAGAAAGCACGCTTGGTAAAGGCAGCAAATTTTCCTTTACGTTACCCCTTTACCAGCCGGAGATAGGTACGCTGCAGCGGAAGCAAATAATGTAG
- a CDS encoding response regulator transcription factor translates to MVQKILVVDDDPKILKILKHTLAREGFEVICASGGIEAIEIIQGSCPNLVVLDIMMPGLDGFETLKEIKKISDVPIIILSARDDEIDKVVGFRMGVDDYQTKPFSPVELALRVKAVLKRSETFSSPNREIIKYNGLNINYERREVIKRGRETSLTPKEFELLWLLASNPNKVFTKAQLLNRVWGITYEGDDNTVNVHIRRLREKIEDNAAVPKYIKTVWGIGYKFDVNEENQF, encoded by the coding sequence ATGGTGCAAAAAATATTAGTGGTGGATGATGACCCCAAAATACTAAAAATACTTAAACATACCCTGGCCAGAGAGGGGTTTGAAGTAATTTGTGCCTCCGGAGGTATCGAGGCAATAGAAATTATTCAAGGCAGTTGTCCCAACCTAGTGGTGTTAGATATTATGATGCCTGGTTTAGATGGTTTTGAGACGCTAAAAGAAATCAAAAAAATTAGCGATGTACCAATAATTATTTTGTCTGCCCGGGATGACGAAATAGATAAAGTTGTGGGTTTTCGGATGGGAGTGGATGATTATCAAACAAAGCCCTTTAGCCCAGTGGAGTTAGCATTAAGGGTTAAGGCGGTGTTAAAACGCAGTGAAACCTTCAGTTCACCCAATAGGGAAATAATAAAATACAATGGACTAAATATTAATTATGAACGCAGAGAAGTGATTAAAAGGGGTAGGGAGACCAGCCTAACCCCAAAGGAATTTGAGTTGTTGTGGCTATTGGCCTCTAATCCCAATAAAGTATTCACTAAGGCCCAATTGCTTAATCGGGTTTGGGGCATTACATATGAAGGTGACGACAACACAGTAAATGTTCATATTCGACGCTTGCGGGAAAAGATAGAAGATAATGCCGCTGTGCCCAAATACATTAAAACCGTTTGGGGTATCGGGTATAAATTTGATGTTAATGAAGAAAATCAATTCTAA
- the spo0A gene encoding sporulation transcription factor Spo0A, whose amino-acid sequence MAIKVLVADDNRDFCELLKEFIDSQEDLVLSGLAYNGLEALELIEQQKPDVIVLDVIMPHLDGIGVLEKISSNLTSIKPKVIMLTAFGQENITQRAVELGADYYILKPFDFTVLATRIRQLFKGVAGGGSEYISPVKTKNLDVAVTNIIHEMGVPAHIKGYHYLRDAILMVIDDVGLLGAVTKELYPMIAQKYNTTPSRVERAIRHAIELAWDRGNIEMMTKFFGYTINLDRGKPTNSEFIAMVADKLRIEIKAG is encoded by the coding sequence ATGGCGATTAAGGTGCTAGTTGCGGACGACAACCGAGATTTTTGTGAATTATTAAAGGAGTTTATCGATTCCCAAGAAGATTTAGTGTTGTCAGGTTTGGCGTACAATGGTTTGGAGGCATTAGAATTAATCGAACAACAAAAACCTGATGTAATTGTCCTTGATGTAATTATGCCACATTTAGACGGCATTGGGGTGCTGGAGAAGATTTCTTCTAATTTAACATCCATTAAACCTAAAGTTATTATGCTTACAGCCTTTGGCCAGGAAAATATAACCCAAAGGGCTGTTGAACTTGGGGCTGATTACTATATTTTAAAACCATTTGATTTCACAGTTCTGGCCACTCGCATTAGGCAATTGTTTAAGGGAGTAGCGGGTGGTGGTTCAGAATATATTTCACCAGTTAAAACCAAAAACTTGGACGTGGCAGTAACTAATATTATACATGAAATGGGTGTGCCGGCACATATTAAGGGTTATCATTATTTACGGGATGCTATTTTGATGGTGATAGATGATGTTGGTCTTTTGGGTGCCGTTACCAAGGAATTATACCCAATGATTGCTCAAAAATATAACACAACACCCAGTAGGGTAGAGCGGGCAATTCGCCATGCCATAGAATTGGCTTGGGATAGAGGCAACATTGAAATGATGACCAAGTTCTTTGGCTACACTATTAATCTTGATCGCGGTAAACCCACCAACAGCGAATTTATTGCCATGGTGGCAGACAAATTGCGGATTGAAATTAAGGCTGGTTAA
- a CDS encoding YaaR family protein: protein MKISNINKQSLWTKDTKRVDAKNQKSFSNFMDMANKDHTKQQLKEMLDKIKDLGNKLKQQITPENVMEYKEQIREYLAYVLKNYHKIKRVRSVDYSNLYLRIEIIDQEVEQLTNHFLSEQQDTLEVIAKVDKIAGLLLDIYQ, encoded by the coding sequence ATGAAAATATCTAACATCAATAAACAGTCTCTATGGACTAAAGATACCAAGAGAGTGGATGCCAAAAATCAAAAATCATTTTCGAATTTTATGGATATGGCTAACAAAGACCATACCAAACAGCAACTTAAAGAAATGCTAGATAAAATTAAAGATTTAGGCAATAAACTTAAGCAACAGATTACACCTGAAAATGTGATGGAATATAAGGAACAAATTAGAGAATATCTTGCTTATGTGCTAAAAAATTATCATAAAATTAAACGGGTAAGAAGTGTTGATTACAGTAATCTATATCTAAGGATTGAAATTATTGATCAAGAGGTAGAACAATTAACTAATCACTTTTTAAGCGAGCAACAGGACACGCTAGAAGTAATCGCTAAAGTAGATAAAATTGCTGGATTACTTTTAGATATTTATCAGTAA
- a CDS encoding NAD-dependent malic enzyme, with the protein MSTNILITIKLPNRPGKLAQILTIISDEGGSLGAIDLVSASPTHTTRQLMVRLYDQGKLDELVHILKNMPDVEVVSIIDRVFNSHLGGKIEVNSKRVINNWEDLSIVYTPGVAKVSQAIANDPYRAYNLTMKGNTVAIVTDGSAILGLGNLGPEAALPVMEGKAALFKQFANVDAIPLCVNVHDTEQIIAVAAACAPVFGGINLEDIAAPKCFEIEDKLSKMLDIPVFHDDQHGTAVVTLAGLINALKVVGKGLTNIKVVLSGAGAAGVAITKILIGAGVKNIIVCDRNGAITKSRPNLSSIKVWIAENTNHHGLQGNLTEVIKDADVFIGVSAPGLLTKQDVANMAEKPIVFALANPEPEVKPEEIQDICAVIATGRSDFPNQINNALAFPGIFRGALDCHARKINNEMCIAAAHALAGTIKENELSAENIIPSVFNEGVVPAVAKAVVTAAEQTGVCMKFSQEAVGII; encoded by the coding sequence ATGTCTACTAATATATTAATTACTATTAAACTACCGAACCGCCCTGGTAAGTTAGCCCAAATACTGACAATAATTAGCGATGAGGGTGGTAGCCTGGGAGCGATAGACTTAGTTTCGGCCTCCCCCACTCACACTACTAGACAATTAATGGTAAGGCTTTACGACCAAGGTAAATTAGATGAACTGGTACATATTTTGAAAAACATGCCCGATGTAGAAGTGGTAAGTATTATAGATCGGGTTTTTAACAGTCACTTGGGCGGAAAAATTGAAGTAAATTCTAAACGTGTCATCAACAACTGGGAAGACCTGTCCATTGTTTATACTCCCGGCGTGGCCAAAGTGTCTCAAGCTATAGCTAACGATCCATACCGAGCATACAATTTGACTATGAAGGGTAATACCGTGGCTATTGTTACTGACGGATCAGCCATATTAGGATTAGGCAACCTGGGGCCAGAGGCAGCTTTACCGGTAATGGAGGGTAAGGCAGCACTATTTAAACAATTTGCCAATGTGGATGCAATTCCCCTTTGCGTAAATGTACATGACACCGAACAGATTATTGCAGTGGCAGCAGCCTGTGCCCCGGTCTTTGGCGGTATCAATCTCGAAGATATTGCCGCCCCTAAATGTTTTGAAATAGAAGACAAGTTATCTAAAATGCTGGACATCCCGGTATTTCACGATGACCAACATGGCACAGCGGTAGTAACTCTGGCAGGTTTGATCAATGCTTTGAAGGTTGTGGGCAAAGGGTTGACAAATATTAAAGTTGTATTAAGTGGCGCTGGTGCTGCTGGGGTAGCCATTACCAAGATACTCATTGGCGCCGGTGTTAAAAACATCATTGTATGTGATCGAAATGGTGCCATTACTAAAAGCCGTCCCAATTTGTCCTCCATCAAAGTTTGGATTGCCGAAAACACCAATCACCATGGATTGCAAGGTAATTTAACTGAAGTAATCAAAGATGCGGATGTTTTTATCGGTGTTTCGGCTCCGGGTTTATTAACCAAACAAGATGTTGCTAACATGGCCGAAAAGCCCATTGTGTTTGCCCTAGCAAACCCTGAGCCTGAAGTTAAACCTGAAGAAATCCAAGACATTTGTGCAGTGATAGCAACCGGCAGATCCGATTTCCCCAATCAAATTAATAACGCGTTGGCATTTCCGGGTATTTTTCGTGGGGCTTTAGACTGTCATGCCAGAAAAATTAACAATGAAATGTGTATTGCAGCCGCCCACGCCTTAGCCGGCACAATCAAGGAAAATGAATTGTCAGCAGAAAATATTATCCCTTCTGTATTTAACGAAGGTGTAGTGCCTGCGGTGGCCAAAGCAGTGGTCACTGCTGCCGAACAAACCGGCGTTTGCATGAAATTTTCTCAAGAGGCGGTAGGAATAATATAA
- a CDS encoding 4Fe-4S binding protein — protein MRKNDLQISRFRKQAITWVVLPGVLIAGWLYPPVGFALLLCMIGAVGLSFFRGRAWCDWMCPRGAFFDIFFYRPHQSKPIPAWLRAKKLRYFMLGLIVVVLGGQLYFAWGDLYGMGMAFTRLLTTTTVIGIALALFAHPRGWCHICPMGTLASIFGKGKMPLFVNGSKCTECGRCSSACPMGLTPNGDKESGMLLDPDCIKCGSCTAVCARKVPSFEELNQGMLVERKGA, from the coding sequence ATGAGAAAGAATGATTTGCAAATCAGCAGATTTCGTAAACAGGCAATTACATGGGTAGTGCTACCTGGGGTGCTTATTGCCGGATGGCTTTACCCACCGGTGGGTTTTGCATTATTGCTTTGCATGATCGGCGCCGTTGGCTTATCTTTCTTCAGAGGCAGAGCATGGTGTGACTGGATGTGCCCCCGAGGGGCGTTCTTTGATATCTTTTTTTACCGACCCCACCAAAGCAAGCCGATACCGGCATGGCTGCGTGCTAAAAAATTGCGTTATTTCATGTTAGGGTTGATTGTAGTGGTGTTGGGTGGGCAATTATACTTTGCTTGGGGAGATCTTTATGGCATGGGTATGGCATTCACCCGGTTGCTTACAACCACAACTGTGATTGGTATAGCACTTGCTTTGTTTGCCCACCCCAGGGGCTGGTGTCATATTTGCCCAATGGGAACACTGGCCAGTATTTTTGGTAAAGGTAAGATGCCTTTATTTGTTAACGGCAGTAAATGTACCGAGTGTGGTAGGTGTTCTTCAGCTTGTCCGATGGGATTAACTCCCAATGGAGATAAGGAAAGTGGAATGCTACTTGACCCTGATTGTATCAAGTGTGGTAGTTGCACCGCAGTCTGTGCCAGAAAAGTCCCCAGTTTTGAAGAGTTAAACCAAGGGATGCTTGTAGAAAGAAAGGGTGCTTAA
- a CDS encoding FAD-dependent oxidoreductase codes for MSKYDVIVIGAGPAGIFTALELLKEKPDTKLLILEKGRIIKNRKCPKRKTFNCTNCTPCSITSGWGGAGAFSDGKLSLSPEVGGEVLSEFWGEEKVSELINYVDSIYLGYGGNEKIYYDSEFADQVSYKAKCYGLNLVRCPVRHLGTEDSARIMDEMYQTIKAYPNVDIRDMTIVQHVLHDKNTMQVIGVETNNEKFYADYVVVSVGRNGADWFHNECKQLGIQTTSNQVDIGVRVEVPRCVTDKITDRLYEFKFLYYSDTFENKVRTFCMNPGGFVAQENYDEGLAVVNGHCYSSVKSENTNFALLVSSRFTDPFDDPIRYGKYIAQLGNMLTGGSIMVQRLEDLKMGRRTDVDRMKKLALKPTLKDAVPGDLSYVLPHRHLVPIMETLKALDNICPGMYGKNTLLYGVEVKFYSSRVSVSPQLETAINGLYAIGDGAGITRGLMQASVSGVLAARDILNKIG; via the coding sequence ATGAGCAAATACGATGTCATTGTCATTGGAGCTGGGCCAGCAGGAATTTTTACAGCCTTGGAATTATTAAAAGAAAAACCAGACACTAAGCTATTAATACTAGAAAAAGGAAGAATTATTAAGAACCGGAAATGCCCAAAACGCAAAACCTTTAATTGTACCAATTGTACTCCCTGTTCCATCACTTCTGGTTGGGGTGGTGCCGGTGCATTTAGTGACGGCAAACTTAGTTTATCTCCAGAAGTAGGCGGAGAGGTTCTGAGTGAATTTTGGGGCGAAGAAAAGGTAAGTGAATTAATCAATTACGTTGACAGTATATATTTAGGTTATGGCGGTAATGAAAAGATATATTACGACAGCGAATTTGCCGACCAAGTGAGCTATAAAGCCAAATGTTATGGCTTAAACTTGGTTAGGTGCCCGGTGCGGCACTTAGGTACTGAAGATAGTGCCCGCATAATGGATGAGATGTACCAAACCATTAAGGCCTATCCAAATGTCGATATTCGCGACATGACCATAGTTCAGCATGTGCTTCACGATAAAAACACCATGCAAGTAATCGGTGTCGAAACCAATAATGAAAAATTCTACGCTGATTATGTTGTGGTCAGCGTTGGTAGAAATGGTGCCGATTGGTTTCATAATGAATGCAAACAATTGGGCATTCAAACCACCAGCAATCAGGTGGACATTGGTGTGCGGGTTGAAGTTCCACGCTGTGTAACCGATAAAATTACTGATCGCCTATATGAATTTAAGTTTCTTTATTATAGTGATACCTTTGAAAACAAGGTCAGAACTTTTTGCATGAACCCCGGCGGTTTTGTAGCCCAAGAAAACTATGATGAAGGCCTGGCAGTAGTTAACGGCCATTGCTATAGTTCCGTCAAATCTGAAAACACTAACTTTGCATTGCTGGTGTCATCTAGATTTACCGATCCCTTTGATGACCCCATTAGATACGGGAAGTACATTGCCCAGTTAGGTAACATGCTCACTGGCGGCAGCATTATGGTACAACGACTGGAAGATTTGAAAATGGGACGCAGAACTGATGTTGATCGCATGAAAAAGCTGGCACTGAAACCCACCCTTAAAGACGCGGTACCAGGGGATCTCTCATATGTACTGCCCCACAGGCATCTGGTGCCAATCATGGAAACCTTAAAGGCATTGGATAACATCTGCCCCGGAATGTATGGCAAAAACACATTGCTTTACGGTGTAGAAGTGAAATTTTATTCCTCCAGAGTGTCGGTAAGTCCACAACTGGAAACCGCCATTAACGGTTTATACGCCATCGGTGATGGTGCAGGCATAACCAGAGGCCTAATGCAAGCTTCAGTTTCTGGCGTATTAGCTGCCCGAGATATTTTAAATAAAATAGGTTAG
- a CDS encoding NAD(P)-dependent oxidoreductase, with product MGKHILEEASRCLQCKKPQCKKGCPVNTPINEVIKLLLAGEIDQAGEMLFKNNPLSVVCSLVCPHEAQCEGHCILGKKSTNVQISSIENYISDYFLDKFKPDNQIDKTKKVAIVGSGPAGITIAFMLATKGYDITIFEAHDKIGGVLRYGIPEFRLPKSILTRLKDKLLAMGIKIRPNTLIGPNITIDDLFRDGYKAIFIGTGVWKPKAMGIKGESLGHVHFAIDYLKNPEVYNLGKKVCVVGAGNVAMDVARTALRQGAEEVTIMYRKGPDDITARDYEVKYAKIDGVKFEFYKQPIEIIDDGVKYVEAKAMVTDDGDNKLVEVADSEAVFAADSVIIAISQGPRANIVANTKGIEINNWGLIITDDCGRTTREGVFASGDVVTGAKTVVEAVRVSKRVAEAIDQYISNS from the coding sequence ATGGGAAAACATATATTGGAAGAAGCCAGCAGATGTTTGCAGTGTAAAAAGCCGCAGTGTAAAAAAGGTTGCCCCGTTAACACACCAATTAATGAAGTAATTAAGCTGTTATTAGCAGGTGAAATAGATCAGGCGGGGGAAATGCTCTTTAAAAATAATCCCCTATCCGTTGTTTGTTCATTGGTCTGTCCACACGAAGCCCAATGCGAAGGTCACTGCATATTAGGTAAAAAAAGTACCAACGTCCAAATAAGCTCTATAGAGAACTATATTTCTGATTATTTTCTCGATAAATTTAAGCCGGATAACCAGATCGACAAAACCAAAAAAGTTGCCATCGTTGGTTCTGGACCAGCCGGTATTACCATCGCCTTTATGCTGGCCACCAAAGGATATGACATTACCATTTTTGAAGCCCATGACAAAATTGGTGGTGTTTTAAGATACGGCATTCCTGAGTTTAGGCTACCAAAATCCATTCTCACCAGATTAAAGGATAAGCTGTTGGCCATGGGCATAAAAATTAGACCTAATACCTTAATTGGTCCTAATATCACCATCGATGATTTATTTCGGGATGGTTACAAGGCTATTTTTATTGGCACCGGGGTTTGGAAGCCAAAAGCCATGGGCATCAAAGGAGAAAGTCTGGGGCATGTCCATTTCGCCATTGACTATTTAAAAAATCCAGAAGTTTACAATTTAGGTAAAAAAGTGTGTGTTGTGGGCGCTGGCAACGTGGCCATGGATGTGGCGAGAACTGCGCTGCGGCAAGGTGCTGAAGAAGTCACTATTATGTACCGAAAGGGACCTGACGACATCACAGCCCGAGATTACGAAGTAAAATATGCTAAAATAGATGGCGTCAAATTTGAGTTTTATAAGCAACCAATTGAAATAATTGATGACGGTGTTAAATATGTGGAAGCCAAAGCAATGGTTACTGATGACGGAGACAACAAACTGGTGGAAGTGGCTGATTCGGAAGCAGTTTTTGCAGCGGATTCGGTAATTATCGCCATTAGCCAAGGTCCACGGGCAAACATCGTAGCCAACACAAAGGGAATTGAAATTAACAATTGGGGGTTAATAATTACTGATGACTGCGGCAGAACCACCCGTGAAGGTGTATTCGCTTCGGGAGATGTGGTCACAGGGGCCAAAACCGTAGTGGAAGCGGTAAGGGTTTCCAAAAGAGTGGCAGAAGCCATAGACCAGTATATAAGTAATTCTTAA